From Granulicella sp. WH15, the proteins below share one genomic window:
- a CDS encoding TetR/AcrR family transcriptional regulator — translation MRKGEMTRQRIIEEAAPIFNQRGFAGCSMQDVMAATGLEKGGLYRHFATKEELAVEAFRYAVSRSVRTKSEGLDEVEGAVNKLRHLIQQFVESPSRIPGGCPLMNTAVDADDGNEVLRGLAREGIAEWRERLVKIITTGMRAGEIRRDTVPRRLANTLISTVEGALMISRLEGTKTALKDAQTVLEVVLESLGAEVAAH, via the coding sequence ATGCGTAAGGGCGAGATGACGCGGCAGAGGATCATCGAGGAGGCGGCCCCGATCTTCAATCAGCGGGGCTTCGCGGGCTGCTCGATGCAGGATGTGATGGCGGCCACGGGGCTCGAAAAGGGCGGGCTGTACCGGCACTTTGCGACCAAGGAAGAGCTGGCGGTGGAGGCGTTCCGCTATGCGGTGAGCCGGTCGGTGCGGACGAAGTCTGAGGGGCTGGACGAGGTGGAGGGCGCGGTGAACAAGCTGCGGCATCTGATTCAGCAGTTTGTGGAATCGCCCTCGAGGATTCCGGGTGGGTGCCCGTTGATGAACACGGCGGTGGACGCCGACGACGGCAACGAGGTGCTGCGCGGGCTGGCCCGCGAGGGAATCGCGGAGTGGCGGGAGCGGCTGGTGAAGATCATCACGACGGGGATGAGGGCCGGGGAGATTCGCCGGGATACGGTGCCGCGGCGGCTGGCCAATACGCTGATCTCGACGGTGGAGGGGGCGTTGATGATTAGCCGTCTGGAGGGGACGAAGACGGCGTTGAAAGATGCACAGACGGTGCTGGAGGTTGTATTGGAGAGCCTGGGTGCGGAGGTTGCCGCGCACTGA
- a CDS encoding efflux RND transporter periplasmic adaptor subunit codes for MKNLSLPLLSIGLLLTGCKQAADDTAKPEAIVQAEHPTSGTITEEITGDATLAPVAQAAIVPKITAPIKKLYVQRGAHVSAGQLVAVLENSDLAAAAIDNGGAYDAAKATYNAATLSTVPEDQTRARLDLSQAKATLDLQNSILASRQQLFSQGAIPGRDLDTARTTAVQAQAAYDIAKQRFDALAKVGTTSSLETAKGQLASAKGKYLGAEAQLSYTNIRTPISGVVTDRPLFAGETAAPGAPILTIMDTSTLLAKLHLSQAQAQRLEVGSPATLTVPGLDKPVEAKVSLISPALDPGSTTVEVWLSVPNKDGRLKAGTPLHATLEGLTIPKAMLIPTDAVQRSTEAPGKFVLVIASDGTAKKRPVTVGIQTEETTQIVDGLKPDDNVIIGGGYGLDDGTKVKIGPAEAKEDDPADKKEGGK; via the coding sequence ATGAAAAACCTCTCCCTCCCACTTCTCTCGATCGGCCTCCTCCTGACCGGCTGCAAGCAGGCAGCCGACGACACCGCCAAGCCCGAAGCCATCGTGCAGGCCGAGCACCCCACCTCCGGCACCATCACCGAGGAGATCACCGGCGACGCCACCCTGGCCCCCGTCGCCCAGGCGGCCATCGTACCCAAGATCACCGCGCCCATCAAGAAACTCTACGTCCAGCGCGGAGCCCACGTCTCCGCGGGCCAGCTCGTAGCCGTGCTCGAGAACAGCGACCTCGCCGCCGCCGCCATCGACAACGGCGGAGCCTACGACGCGGCCAAGGCCACCTACAACGCCGCCACGCTCTCCACCGTGCCCGAGGACCAGACCCGCGCCCGCCTCGACCTCAGCCAGGCCAAGGCCACGCTCGACCTCCAGAACAGCATCCTGGCCAGCCGCCAGCAGCTCTTCTCTCAGGGAGCCATCCCCGGCCGCGACCTCGACACCGCCCGTACCACGGCGGTTCAGGCCCAGGCCGCCTACGACATCGCCAAGCAGCGTTTTGACGCACTCGCCAAAGTAGGCACCACCTCCTCGCTCGAGACCGCCAAGGGCCAGCTCGCCTCCGCCAAGGGCAAGTACCTCGGCGCCGAAGCCCAGCTCAGCTACACCAACATCCGCACCCCCATCTCCGGCGTCGTCACCGACCGTCCCCTCTTCGCGGGCGAGACCGCCGCGCCCGGCGCGCCCATCCTCACCATCATGGACACCTCCACCCTGCTCGCCAAGCTGCACCTCTCGCAGGCCCAGGCGCAGCGGCTCGAGGTCGGCTCGCCCGCCACCCTCACCGTGCCCGGCCTCGACAAGCCCGTCGAAGCCAAGGTCTCCCTCATCAGCCCCGCGCTCGACCCCGGCAGCACCACGGTCGAGGTCTGGCTAAGCGTCCCCAACAAGGACGGCAGGCTCAAGGCCGGAACCCCGCTCCACGCCACGCTCGAGGGCCTCACCATCCCGAAGGCCATGCTCATCCCCACCGACGCCGTGCAGCGCTCCACCGAAGCCCCCGGCAAGTTCGTCCTGGTCATCGCCTCCGACGGCACCGCCAAGAAGCGCCCCGTCACCGTCGGCATCCAGACCGAGGAGACCACCCAGATCGTCGACGGCCTCAAGCCCGACGACAACGTCATCATCGGCGGCGGCTACGGCCTCGACGACGGCACCAAGGTCAAGATCGGCCCCGCCGAGGCTAAGGAAGACGATCCGGCGGACAAAAAAGAAGGGGGCAAGTAA
- a CDS encoding efflux RND transporter permease subunit → MSALTPAEDKNFWLTRAAKPIFFFLAILTLTGIYAAFQVPISVFPDTNFPRVVIGIDNGVMPVEQMQVLLTKPIEDAVNSVPGLLTVRSTTSRGSAEISLFFDWNVDMFRTLQLTDAALSKISSELPSTAKITTNRLTFATFPIVGYALTADDRGPQTISQTALWQLATYNLKPPLNRVNGVSTVIVQGGQVPEFHIVPDPARLQATGVTLLDIVNAVQASNIIDSPGLYQADHQLILGLVGAQAKDVESLSQLVVKTTPGGSPVRISDVGTIGPAALPIYTMVDADGKPSVLLNIARQPSSNTVSVATAVAAEVDRLRKTLPPGVHLTPFYDQSELVRASISSVRDAILIGLVLACLILFLFLRDWTSSLVAGLVIPVTVAITILFLWAIGQSFNLMTLGGLAAAIGLVIDDAIVVVENVVVHRDAGQSRADAVRLALREITTPLIGSTITPVVVFLPLVAVSGVTGSFFRALAITMTAALLTSLLLALTFTPALSLSLLRKHDGEAPRHHDDNGPIMSRVHAVHTKALNWTLTRSWALVAIAAVLIVAGYFAYNGLGSNLLPEMDEGAFILDYTMPAGSSLETTNRVLTHVEKILHDTPEVSITSRRTGLQLGLAAVTEANYGDISVRLKPNRDRAIDEVIADVRAKVNKAEPALDVEFTQVLEDMIGDLSNSPEPIQIKLFSTDANLIHTLAPRVQAAIASIPGIVDTQNGVDNTLSGPATNFTVDPAVASRLGFTPQEIAEDATSLLDGLLATTPVIVDGRPYTVRVRMSDEHRASLSAISNTVFNSASGHTATLGALAQITELPPQNEIRRENLQQVVLVSGRLEGTNLGGAMTQVKQAVANLNLPASVRVEYGGTYQEQQKSFADLARVLLLALALVFGVLLAEFRNFSAPIAILTSSVLSIAGVVFALLITRTDFNVASFMGLIMVIGIVAKNGILLLDADERARAEGASALDAMIHAAQRRLRPIIMTAVAAMCGMLPLAFAFGAGSQMLQPLAISVIGGLVISVGLSLIVTPAMYYRLTSKSHSTQPSA, encoded by the coding sequence ATGAGCGCCCTCACGCCCGCTGAAGACAAAAACTTCTGGCTCACCCGGGCCGCCAAGCCCATCTTTTTCTTCCTCGCCATCCTTACCCTGACAGGCATCTATGCCGCCTTCCAGGTGCCCATCTCCGTCTTCCCCGACACCAACTTCCCCCGCGTCGTCATCGGCATCGACAACGGCGTCATGCCCGTCGAGCAGATGCAGGTCCTGCTCACCAAGCCCATCGAAGACGCCGTCAACAGCGTCCCCGGCCTGCTGACCGTGCGCTCCACCACCAGCCGCGGCTCGGCCGAGATCAGCCTCTTCTTCGACTGGAACGTGGACATGTTCCGCACCCTCCAGCTCACCGACGCCGCGCTCTCGAAGATCTCCTCCGAGCTGCCCTCCACGGCGAAGATCACCACCAACCGCCTCACCTTCGCCACCTTCCCCATCGTCGGCTACGCCCTCACCGCCGACGACCGAGGCCCCCAAACCATCTCCCAGACCGCCCTCTGGCAGCTCGCCACCTACAACCTCAAACCGCCCCTGAACCGCGTCAACGGCGTCAGCACCGTCATCGTGCAGGGCGGGCAGGTGCCCGAGTTCCACATCGTCCCTGACCCCGCGCGCCTCCAGGCCACGGGCGTCACCCTGCTCGACATCGTCAACGCCGTCCAAGCCTCCAACATCATCGACTCGCCCGGCCTCTACCAGGCCGACCACCAGCTCATCCTCGGCCTCGTCGGAGCGCAGGCCAAGGACGTCGAATCGCTCTCCCAGCTCGTCGTCAAGACCACCCCCGGCGGCTCGCCCGTCCGCATCTCCGACGTCGGCACCATCGGCCCCGCAGCCCTCCCCATCTACACCATGGTCGACGCCGACGGCAAACCCTCCGTCCTCCTCAACATCGCGCGTCAGCCCTCCAGCAACACCGTCTCCGTGGCCACGGCCGTCGCCGCCGAGGTAGATCGGCTCCGCAAGACCCTACCCCCCGGCGTCCACCTCACTCCCTTCTACGACCAGTCCGAGCTGGTCCGCGCCAGCATCTCCAGCGTCCGCGACGCCATCCTCATCGGCCTCGTGCTGGCCTGCCTGATCCTCTTCCTCTTCCTGCGCGACTGGACCTCCTCGCTCGTCGCGGGCCTGGTCATCCCGGTCACCGTCGCAATCACCATCCTCTTCCTCTGGGCCATCGGCCAGAGCTTCAACCTGATGACCCTCGGCGGCCTCGCCGCGGCCATCGGCCTGGTCATCGACGACGCCATCGTGGTCGTCGAGAATGTCGTCGTCCACCGCGACGCGGGCCAGTCCCGCGCCGACGCCGTCCGCCTCGCCCTGCGCGAGATCACCACCCCGCTCATCGGCTCGACCATCACCCCGGTCGTGGTCTTCCTGCCGCTGGTCGCGGTCTCGGGCGTCACCGGCAGCTTCTTCCGCGCGCTGGCCATCACCATGACGGCGGCGCTGCTCACCTCGCTGCTGCTCGCCCTCACCTTCACGCCCGCCCTCTCGCTCTCACTCCTGCGCAAGCACGACGGCGAAGCCCCTCGACACCACGACGACAACGGCCCCATCATGAGCCGCGTCCACGCCGTCCACACCAAGGCGCTCAACTGGACCCTTACCCGCTCCTGGGCGCTCGTCGCCATCGCCGCCGTCCTCATCGTCGCGGGCTACTTCGCCTACAACGGCCTCGGCTCCAACCTGCTGCCCGAGATGGACGAGGGCGCCTTCATCCTCGACTACACCATGCCCGCGGGCAGCTCGCTCGAGACCACGAACCGCGTCCTCACCCACGTCGAAAAGATCCTCCACGACACGCCCGAGGTCTCGATCACCAGCCGCCGGACTGGCCTTCAATTGGGGCTTGCAGCAGTTACAGAGGCTAATTACGGCGACATCTCCGTCCGCCTGAAACCCAACCGCGACCGTGCCATCGACGAGGTCATCGCCGACGTCCGCGCCAAGGTCAACAAGGCCGAACCCGCGCTCGACGTCGAGTTCACCCAGGTCCTCGAAGACATGATCGGCGACCTATCCAACTCGCCCGAGCCCATCCAGATCAAGCTCTTCTCCACCGACGCCAACCTCATCCACACCCTCGCGCCCAGGGTGCAGGCCGCCATCGCCTCCATCCCCGGCATCGTGGACACCCAGAACGGCGTCGACAACACCCTCTCCGGCCCGGCCACCAACTTCACCGTCGACCCCGCCGTCGCCAGCCGCCTTGGCTTCACCCCGCAGGAGATCGCCGAGGACGCCACCAGCCTGCTCGACGGTCTGCTCGCCACCACCCCCGTCATCGTCGATGGCCGCCCCTACACCGTGCGCGTCCGCATGTCCGACGAGCACCGCGCCTCGCTCTCGGCCATCTCCAACACCGTCTTCAACTCCGCCTCCGGCCACACCGCCACACTCGGCGCGCTGGCCCAGATCACCGAACTACCTCCCCAGAACGAGATCCGCCGCGAGAACCTCCAGCAAGTGGTTCTCGTCAGCGGCCGTCTCGAGGGCACCAACCTCGGTGGAGCCATGACGCAGGTCAAGCAGGCCGTCGCCAACCTCAACCTGCCCGCGTCTGTTCGGGTCGAGTACGGCGGCACCTATCAGGAACAGCAGAAGTCCTTCGCCGACCTCGCCCGCGTCCTCCTGCTCGCGCTGGCCCTCGTCTTCGGCGTCCTGCTGGCCGAGTTTCGCAACTTCTCCGCCCCCATCGCCATCCTCACCAGCTCCGTCCTGTCCATCGCGGGTGTCGTCTTCGCCCTGCTCATCACCCGCACGGACTTCAACGTGGCCAGCTTCATGGGCCTCATCATGGTAATCGGCATCGTCGCCAAGAACGGCATCCTGCTGCTCGATGCCGACGAGCGCGCCCGCGCCGAGGGAGCCAGCGCGCTCGACGCCATGATCCACGCCGCCCAGCGCCGCCTGCGCCCCATCATCATGACAGCGGTAGCGGCAATGTGCGGCATGTTGCCGCTGGCCTTTGCCTTCGGAGCCGGCTCTCAGATGCTGCAACCGCTGGCCATCTCGGTCATCGGCGGACTGGTCATCTCGGTCGGCCTCAGCCTCATCGTCACCCCGGCCATGTACTACCGGCTAACTTCTAAAAGTCACTCAACGCAGCCGTCCGCTTGA
- a CDS encoding TolC family protein: protein MKLLPQLAILTTVSLASSALAQTTPPQTGPSQTSSLTSATSSAPDITLDQALALARANEPGFAAALAASKSAQLDRSIARSALLPSVVYHNQYLFTQANGATNQAGSTGSQSAPRFIANNTVHEYVSQAQVNETIGLAQVNAVSRADAANAVAAAELEISRRGLTATVIGLFYASTTAQGKVTIETRAAAEAADFSKQTRQREDARESAHADVIKADLTLQQRQRDLSDAQLQAQKSRLDLAVLLFPDPRSPYTVELPAPKPLASRADVETAASANNPELRSALASLHAADLGITAARAAYLPDLALNYSYGIDAAQFAANGPEGVRNLGYSASATLDVPVWDWFATQHRVKQAHILRDAAKVVLTNIQRKLIADLEEFYNEAALAHDQLDSLGLSVATARESLRLTRLRYTAGEATVLEVVDAQSSLTAAELAAQDGTVRYQLALANLQILTGTF, encoded by the coding sequence ATGAAGCTACTTCCCCAACTCGCAATCCTCACCACGGTATCGCTGGCCTCTTCCGCTCTGGCCCAGACCACACCACCACAGACAGGCCCGTCCCAAACCAGCTCTCTCACTTCGGCCACCAGCTCCGCGCCCGACATCACGCTCGACCAAGCCCTCGCACTGGCCCGCGCCAACGAGCCCGGCTTCGCCGCCGCACTCGCCGCCAGCAAATCCGCTCAGCTCGATCGCTCCATCGCCCGCTCGGCCCTGCTGCCGTCGGTTGTGTATCACAATCAGTATCTTTTTACCCAGGCCAACGGCGCGACCAACCAGGCTGGCTCCACGGGCAGCCAGTCCGCTCCACGCTTCATCGCCAACAACACCGTCCACGAGTACGTCAGCCAGGCCCAGGTCAACGAGACCATCGGCCTCGCCCAGGTCAACGCCGTCTCCCGCGCCGACGCGGCCAACGCCGTCGCCGCCGCCGAGCTGGAGATCAGCCGCCGCGGCCTCACCGCCACCGTCATCGGCCTCTTCTACGCCTCCACCACCGCCCAGGGCAAGGTCACCATCGAGACCCGCGCCGCCGCCGAGGCCGCCGATTTCTCGAAGCAGACCCGCCAGCGCGAAGACGCCCGCGAGTCCGCCCACGCCGACGTCATCAAGGCCGACCTGACCTTGCAGCAGCGCCAGCGCGACCTCTCCGACGCCCAACTGCAAGCCCAAAAATCCCGCCTCGACCTGGCCGTCCTGCTCTTCCCCGACCCGCGCTCGCCCTACACCGTCGAGCTGCCCGCGCCCAAGCCGTTAGCCTCCCGCGCCGACGTCGAGACCGCCGCCTCCGCCAACAACCCCGAGCTGCGCAGCGCCCTGGCCAGTCTCCACGCCGCCGATCTCGGCATCACCGCCGCCCGCGCCGCCTACCTGCCCGACCTCGCGCTCAACTATAGCTACGGTATCGACGCCGCGCAGTTCGCCGCCAACGGCCCCGAGGGCGTCCGCAACCTCGGCTACTCCGCCTCGGCCACGCTCGACGTCCCCGTCTGGGACTGGTTCGCCACCCAGCACCGCGTCAAGCAGGCCCACATCCTGCGCGACGCCGCCAAGGTCGTCCTCACCAACATCCAGCGCAAGCTCATCGCCGACCTCGAAGAGTTCTACAACGAGGCCGCCCTGGCCCACGACCAGCTCGACTCCCTCGGCCTCAGCGTCGCCACCGCGCGCGAGAGCCTGCGCCTCACCCGCCTGCGCTACACCGCTGGCGAGGCCACAGTCCTCGAGGTCGTCGACGCCCAAAGCTCCCTCACCGCCGCCGAGCTTGCGGCCCAGGACGGCACCGTCCGCTACCAGCTCGCGCTGGCCAACCTCCAGATCCTGACGGGAACCTTCTAG
- a CDS encoding response regulator transcription factor yields the protein MRVLLVEDELRLAENVAHALREGPGFAVDHAEDGRTALDLAGNLCYDLIILDLMLPLVDGATILRRLRSRGNHISVLVLTARSERESIIQLLNDGADDYLSKPFDLGELIARAKALIRRGKGVATPTLQLGDLTLNTAEQTILRAGRPILLSPMEYRILEYLMHRPRIVVSKRELLEHMYDYNWEHHSNVIEAHVSNLRRKLDEGVKHSSIENLRGRGYRLVIDKPIVDEDPDL from the coding sequence ATGCGCGTACTGCTTGTAGAAGACGAGTTGAGACTGGCCGAGAACGTAGCCCATGCGCTGCGAGAAGGCCCCGGCTTTGCCGTCGACCACGCCGAAGACGGCCGCACCGCGCTCGATCTGGCTGGCAACCTCTGCTACGACCTCATCATCCTCGATTTAATGCTTCCCTTGGTTGATGGAGCCACCATCCTCCGCCGCCTGCGCTCCCGCGGCAACCACATCTCCGTCCTCGTCCTCACCGCCCGCAGCGAGCGCGAATCCATCATCCAGCTCCTCAACGATGGCGCCGACGACTACCTCAGCAAACCCTTCGACCTCGGCGAGCTGATCGCCCGCGCCAAGGCCCTCATCCGCCGCGGCAAAGGCGTCGCCACCCCCACCCTCCAGCTCGGCGACCTGACCCTGAACACCGCCGAGCAGACCATCCTCCGCGCCGGACGCCCCATCCTGCTCTCCCCCATGGAGTACCGCATCCTCGAGTACCTCATGCACCGCCCGCGCATCGTCGTCTCCAAGCGCGAGCTACTCGAGCACATGTACGACTACAACTGGGAGCACCACTCCAACGTCATCGAGGCCCACGTCTCCAACCTCCGGCGCAAGCTCGACGAGGGAGTCAAGCACTCCAGCATCGAGAACCTGCGCGGCCGCGGCTACCGCCTCGTCATCGACAAGCCAATCGTCGACGAGGACCCGGATCTGTGA
- a CDS encoding YncE family protein → MSKVRSLLIALCIGAPLAASSALAQKPFQVEQRWVIGGDGGWDYLTVDSSAHRLYIAHQTKVDVVDTTTGKAIGSIDGLTRCHGIVILPDGKTGFISDGGANNVVVFDTTSLATLAKIPAGTNPDGMVLERSTGTLWAFNGTSHNATVIDVNQRKAIGLVALPGKPEFPVTDDKGTVFVNIEDKNSVVRLDAKAQKVTATWPLAGCESPSGQSFDRAAGRLFAVCDGNKMAVTDIHTGKSLATPTIGADPDATSFDPKSKLVFSSNGDGTMTVIDTAKPGFPVVQNLTTMKGARTMTFDAATGKLYTVTAKFSPNPAPATPGHKSRPIPSRHLHRPGRRPLGYFIPFSLRYGQDDLLSASRWSAASIFETGYPAHAQLYRTWAG, encoded by the coding sequence ATGTCGAAAGTCCGCTCTCTCCTCATTGCCCTCTGCATCGGCGCTCCGCTCGCCGCCTCCAGCGCCCTCGCGCAGAAGCCCTTCCAGGTCGAGCAGCGCTGGGTCATCGGCGGCGACGGCGGCTGGGACTACCTCACCGTAGACTCCAGCGCGCACCGCCTCTACATCGCCCACCAGACCAAGGTCGATGTAGTCGACACCACCACCGGCAAAGCCATCGGCTCCATCGACGGCCTCACCCGCTGCCACGGCATCGTCATCCTGCCCGACGGCAAGACCGGCTTCATCTCCGACGGCGGAGCGAACAACGTAGTCGTCTTCGACACCACCAGCCTGGCCACACTCGCCAAGATCCCCGCAGGCACCAACCCCGACGGCATGGTCCTCGAGCGCTCCACGGGCACCCTCTGGGCCTTCAATGGCACCAGCCACAACGCGACGGTCATCGACGTAAACCAGCGCAAGGCTATTGGCCTCGTAGCCCTTCCCGGCAAACCCGAGTTTCCCGTCACCGACGACAAGGGCACCGTCTTCGTCAACATTGAGGATAAGAACTCCGTAGTCCGCCTCGACGCGAAGGCCCAGAAGGTCACCGCCACCTGGCCGCTCGCTGGTTGCGAATCGCCCTCCGGCCAGTCCTTCGACCGCGCCGCCGGACGCCTCTTCGCCGTGTGCGACGGCAACAAGATGGCCGTCACCGACATCCACACCGGCAAGTCTCTCGCCACCCCCACCATCGGCGCAGACCCCGACGCCACCAGCTTCGATCCCAAGTCCAAACTGGTCTTCTCCTCAAACGGCGACGGCACCATGACCGTCATCGACACCGCCAAACCCGGCTTCCCCGTGGTGCAGAACCTCACCACCATGAAGGGCGCGCGCACCATGACCTTCGACGCCGCCACCGGCAAGCTCTACACCGTCACCGCGAAGTTCTCCCCCAACCCCGCACCGGCCACACCCGGCCACAAGTCGCGCCCAATCCCGTCCCGGCACCTTCACCGTCCTGGTCGTCGGCCGCTAGGGTACTTCATACCGTTCTCGTTGCGGTATGGGCAGGATGATCTTCTGAGTGCCTCCCGTTGGTCGGCAGCGAGCATATTCGAAACCGGATACCCTGCCCATGCGCAGCTTTATCGCACATGGGCAGGGTAG
- a CDS encoding HAMP domain-containing sensor histidine kinase: protein MKPYSLTRRLIIAVLLVELCSALALVAIAGIYEGVSDFHAFDVMLRGRADSLLGAVQDADDVSDNVMLDGTQNFAPHRDIYIVRDEFGRVLGVHNWPDAEQVLNSTLASKDTREIRDLRVHDKNYRIIFKQGVRIVDPGEKGGGHPHHITILYGTPTHPVWELIGRAVGFYSLTSLLLMLVSGLLMFYVLRRGLAPLHELAAQASQVSVNSWTFDHASPARNVSELAPLVNALEAALSGIERAFAQQRQFVSDAAHELKTAVAVLKSSLQLLTMRSRSVAEYEEGLERIQIDCERMEYLVASMLTLAGLEGRELEGQQQAPAAPEPVDLVSVLHDVTEHFRTLAKVSHIALSIHATQPVFAAIDPERLHLLCSNLIHNALQHSPHDSEIRAIVDTHDNIAELRIEDDGEGIAPEILPHVFDRFYRGDASRSRRTGGTGLGLSIVKAIVQRFHGEICLESKPGAGTTAIVTLPLASAPLETEYATKTLHS from the coding sequence GTGAAGCCCTACTCCCTCACCCGCCGCCTCATCATCGCCGTCTTGCTGGTCGAGCTATGCTCCGCCCTGGCATTAGTCGCCATCGCGGGCATCTACGAGGGCGTCTCCGACTTCCACGCCTTCGACGTCATGCTGCGCGGCCGCGCCGACTCCCTGCTGGGGGCCGTGCAGGACGCCGACGATGTCTCCGACAACGTCATGCTCGACGGCACTCAGAACTTCGCCCCGCACCGCGACATCTATATCGTCCGCGACGAGTTCGGTCGCGTGCTCGGCGTCCACAACTGGCCCGACGCCGAACAGGTCCTCAACAGCACCCTCGCCAGCAAAGACACTCGCGAGATCCGCGACCTCCGCGTCCACGACAAGAACTACCGCATCATCTTCAAACAAGGCGTGCGCATCGTCGATCCCGGCGAAAAGGGCGGCGGCCATCCTCACCACATCACCATCCTCTACGGCACGCCCACGCACCCTGTCTGGGAGCTGATCGGCCGCGCCGTCGGCTTCTACTCCCTCACCAGCCTGTTGCTCATGCTCGTCTCCGGCCTCCTGATGTTCTACGTGCTGCGCCGCGGCCTCGCCCCGCTGCATGAGCTGGCCGCCCAGGCCTCGCAGGTCTCGGTCAACTCCTGGACCTTCGACCACGCCAGCCCCGCGCGCAACGTCAGCGAGCTGGCGCCGCTGGTCAACGCGCTCGAAGCCGCCCTCAGCGGCATCGAGCGTGCCTTCGCCCAGCAGAGGCAGTTCGTCAGCGACGCCGCCCACGAGCTGAAGACCGCCGTAGCCGTCCTCAAGTCCTCGCTCCAGCTCCTCACCATGCGCAGCCGTTCCGTCGCGGAGTACGAGGAGGGCCTCGAACGCATCCAGATCGACTGCGAACGTATGGAGTACCTCGTAGCCAGCATGCTCACATTAGCTGGCCTCGAAGGCCGCGAACTCGAAGGCCAGCAGCAGGCCCCAGCAGCCCCCGAACCTGTCGATCTGGTCAGCGTCCTACACGACGTCACCGAGCATTTCCGCACGCTGGCCAAGGTCTCGCACATCGCCCTCAGCATCCACGCCACCCAGCCGGTCTTCGCCGCCATCGACCCCGAGCGCCTGCACCTGCTCTGCTCCAACCTCATCCACAACGCGCTGCAACACAGCCCGCACGACAGCGAGATCCGCGCCATCGTCGACACTCACGACAACATCGCCGAGCTACGCATCGAAGACGACGGCGAGGGCATCGCCCCCGAGATCCTCCCCCACGTCTTCGACCGCTTCTATCGCGGCGACGCCTCCCGCAGCCGCCGCACCGGCGGCACCGGCCTCGGCCTCTCCATCGTCAAGGCCATCGTGCAGCGCTTTCACGGCGAGATCTGCCTCGAGAGCAAACCCGGCGCAGGCACCACCGCCATCGTCACGCTGCCACTCGCGTCGGCCCCACTTGAGACCGAATACGCCACAAAAACCCTGCATTCTTAA